From one Sphingomonas sp. BT-65 genomic stretch:
- a CDS encoding glycosyltransferase family 2 protein, translated as MSDVPELSIVIPCFNEAENVLGIVAAVTAEAQRHVASHEIILIDNDSTDGTRDLMREICAADPRVRAILNNRNYGQMRSPTYAIYQAAGAAVIGMGADFQDPPAMIGTFVQQWRAGAQIVLAQRRSERTSWLLGQTRKHGYRFLARFGDHPVVPGATGFGLFDRQVVDTLARWNEPEPFFRAMLVESGFRLAVVPFDRPERAAGESKNDFAALFAFALSGLAGSAKSLLRLPILLSFWAAAAALALFLAAIIAALFGGPGLFLLGLAIVTGMFAVLLLFLGLIGEQVRLISERTRNVPLVIEAERINFPADRPAP; from the coding sequence GTGAGCGACGTTCCGGAACTGTCGATCGTCATTCCCTGCTTCAACGAGGCGGAGAATGTGCTGGGCATCGTCGCCGCCGTCACCGCCGAGGCCCAGCGCCACGTGGCGAGCCATGAGATCATCTTGATCGACAACGACTCCACCGACGGCACCCGCGACCTGATGCGCGAGATCTGCGCCGCCGACCCTCGCGTCCGCGCGATCCTCAACAACCGCAACTATGGCCAGATGCGCTCGCCGACCTACGCCATCTACCAGGCCGCGGGCGCCGCGGTGATCGGCATGGGCGCCGACTTCCAGGACCCGCCCGCGATGATCGGCACCTTCGTCCAGCAATGGCGAGCCGGCGCGCAGATCGTCCTCGCCCAGCGCCGTTCGGAGCGCACCTCCTGGCTGCTCGGCCAGACCCGCAAGCACGGCTACCGCTTCCTCGCCCGCTTCGGCGACCACCCCGTGGTCCCCGGCGCCACCGGCTTCGGCCTGTTCGACCGGCAGGTGGTCGACACGCTCGCCCGCTGGAACGAGCCCGAGCCGTTCTTCCGCGCGATGCTGGTCGAGAGCGGCTTCCGCCTCGCCGTGGTCCCCTTCGACCGCCCCGAGCGCGCGGCGGGAGAGAGCAAGAACGACTTCGCCGCGCTCTTCGCCTTCGCCCTCTCGGGCCTGGCGGGATCGGCCAAGTCGCTGCTGCGTCTCCCCATCCTGCTCTCCTTCTGGGCAGCTGCCGCCGCGCTCGCGCTCTTCCTCGCGGCAATCATCGCAGCGCTCTTCGGCGGACCCGGCCTCTTCCTGCTCGGTCTCGCCATCGTCACCGGCATGTTCGCCGTCTTGCTCCTGTTCCTCGGCCTGATCGGCGAGCAGGTGCGTCTGATCTCC
- a CDS encoding capsule biosynthesis protein, producing the protein MSVIQKMGAWIGDPRRRRIAYVLLALVLAVLCVVPRPYVARAKVVPQDSSSIGLGSMTSAVGGQMQGFAALLGGAKTPVDLYLAIGRGTEVTDSVIARMKLVGEGGYPSVEKARLALMKRVDVHSLTGGIVEVEVRTHDPAFAQRLTETYVRAISDRLTALGEDRVKRKQAVVQRRFKEAAGRVVTAEGSLGEFRRRNNLAAPEAQLGSALSLRAGLEAQLQAKLVELSTLEQFQGPENPQLMAVRSEVSQLRAQIAQSARPDTGPAGPNVAGLSEVSGEYLNLYRDYRFAQALYEVYARASEEVAVETLAAETATDVQVIEAPRLDDDRKFNISAVALLALVIALALFTEIYAPATGIRLWKRAEP; encoded by the coding sequence ATGAGTGTGATTCAAAAAATGGGCGCGTGGATCGGCGATCCGCGCCGCCGCCGCATCGCCTATGTGCTGCTGGCGCTGGTGCTGGCGGTGCTGTGCGTCGTCCCGCGTCCCTATGTGGCCCGTGCGAAAGTGGTGCCGCAGGACAGCAGCAGCATCGGACTCGGCTCGATGACCAGTGCCGTCGGCGGACAGATGCAGGGCTTTGCCGCGTTGCTCGGCGGGGCGAAGACCCCGGTCGATCTTTACCTCGCCATCGGGCGCGGGACCGAGGTAACCGACAGTGTCATCGCGCGCATGAAGCTGGTGGGCGAGGGAGGTTATCCCAGCGTCGAGAAGGCGCGCCTTGCGCTGATGAAGCGCGTGGACGTCCATTCGCTCACCGGCGGGATCGTCGAGGTCGAGGTCCGCACCCACGACCCCGCCTTCGCCCAGCGCCTCACCGAAACCTATGTCCGCGCGATCAGCGACCGGCTCACCGCGCTTGGCGAGGACCGGGTCAAGCGCAAGCAGGCGGTGGTCCAGCGCCGCTTCAAGGAAGCCGCCGGCCGCGTGGTCACAGCCGAGGGCTCGCTCGGCGAGTTCCGTCGCCGCAACAACCTGGCCGCGCCTGAAGCGCAGCTCGGCTCCGCCCTGTCGCTGCGCGCAGGTCTCGAAGCCCAGCTCCAGGCCAAGCTGGTGGAGCTCAGCACCCTCGAGCAGTTCCAGGGGCCCGAGAACCCGCAGCTGATGGCGGTCCGCTCCGAAGTCTCGCAGCTGCGCGCTCAGATCGCCCAGAGCGCCCGCCCCGACACCGGCCCCGCTGGACCCAATGTCGCAGGCCTCTCCGAAGTCTCCGGCGAGTATCTCAACCTCTACCGCGACTACCGCTTCGCCCAGGCGCTCTATGAGGTCTACGCCCGCGCCTCGGAAGAGGTCGCGGTCGAGACCCTCGCCGCCGAGACCGCCACCGACGTCCAGGTCATCGAGGCCCCGCGCCTCGACGACGACCGCAAGTTCAACATCTCCGCCGTCGCGCTGCTCGCGCTGGTCATCGCGCTGGCGCTGTTCACCGAGATCTACGCCCCCGCGACCGGCATCCGCCTGTGGAAACGGGCCGAGCCGTGA